From the genome of Oncorhynchus masou masou isolate Uvic2021 chromosome 15, UVic_Omas_1.1, whole genome shotgun sequence:
agttagaactgggcggaccacccactgtatttttggttagttagttagctgttggtgtagtaggctagtctagcttaggggtgtttttggatacttattatttctttccttgggtccagctcagccccttttcctgctcccccattactgtgtgttttcaaataaaccatgagtgtttgacggtaatttagttgtctgtggttatttcgttctcactctTACTatttcactattataatttgcatgagttatgttacgggtctcgttaccATCCCCCGCCTAGACTGTTACGGGTCTCCTTACCATCCCCCCTTGACTGtcaggccaaaagggattcgtaacaaacGGTGGTGATCTGGGGGGCTTCAGCAAGGctggaatgttccattagcagaaaaacaccattctcaaaagtgaccacaaatgtgattatgcatgtaatgcttttattataaaggtgcatttttatggtgaaaattaacTATGACGTCATTCTCCGCCCATGTAGGCAGCCTAATCTATTGAAGTGAGACCACACATACTATGTGCACTTgaactggagaggagaggtaggttACTGAAGTTGATGTTGACCTGGTTTTAATGCTAGTCTAGCTCTCTGGAGTTTTCATACATACAGCTGTGCTTTGTTTCACAGTCCTGCTCAACTGTTGGCTACCTAGTTATTGCAAAATAATGTAATAACAATGTAGTTGGTTCTTCAAACAATGCCTCATAATAGAGAACTAATTGATGCCAACTGGAACATGGCACTTGTTGTTTAAATGACTCATAAAGAAAGAGAACAGCTGGTCATTACTTAATTATTAAGTAATTACGGTTTTACCATGCAATTTGTACTATGTGCATACCAGGAAGTAGACTATAAAGCAAAACACAACTGATATAAAATTCTCAGAAGTCCCCTGTTGGTATACATCCACACTGACATGCTCATGGATGTATGCAATATCACTTCCACAGCTCCCTAATACATATCTATAGTACCATAAATAgttacaacactcacacacatgcacgtgagtatgaatgcacgcacacacgcatggacacacatgcccctgtctcccttccccactaGCACCTACACCCTATCACCCATGGCAGCCATCATCCAGACGTAAGAACTCACACTCTTCACTCCATCTCAATTCCCCATTATTAACAATCCACCACAGGCGGAGCGTTTACGATGCAGACATTTAAGGCCAGTGGAGATGAGTGTCAGGTTTTGCTGACCTCATGGAAAGTGCAAATATAAACTACAAGAGGTATTTACCATGGTGAATGGGTAACATTATACTGTACACATAGAATCCATTCTATTGGATTCTATTTCTTTGACTATACATTACTCATGCAGTGCAGCAGAGGGGTTTCATATTTGAAAATATGAGTCATTCTGAATTACTTTGATCATCTGCCACTAAGAATAAAATGCAAagaaacaactaaacacaaagtCAAAGCTGAATAATTTTAAATAAGCTTTGCTCCTCTTCATGGGGATATAGTAAAATCTATACAATTTAAACAGTTGACATACGTATGGCTCAACGCCATACAATTCTACAGTAGTAGGCACATTTCTGAGCATTTGCCAAgcctgtttctctgttctgtctTCCCAGATAAGAGAGGTGATCCACTAAGAAGGCGACTCCAGTCTCTGATCTGAAGGAGCCCGTACCTGGAGCATGATCCTTGGTGTGTCTGCAGAGCCAGTGAAGAGCCTGGGACTGGCCTCCATGGCCACAGATTCAGGACCCTCCTAGCTCTGCCAGGGGATGCAAGAATAGCTCGGCGAGGGGGCTCAACCATCTCCCTCCTAGCTCTGTGTGAGGCTTCAAGCAACCCCTTCCAGGGCGCCTTGTAGGTCCGCCAGGGAGCTCACTCCCACCCATCTGCCAGCTCAGATAACCCTCTGGCTGTTGGCAAACACATGTTTGACGTGATCGAATGTGACCGCCGCCACGCCTTCCAGAGCAGCTGCAGCCCCCTGTTCCCCCTGCCTGCTGATCCACCATGCAGTGGAGACGGCGGCACTGCTGCCCCATGAAGATGACCTGGACCATGAAGCGCTCGCTCTTCCGGACCCACATGGCAGGTCTTCTGTCCCTggccctcctcttcactctcttcctcttcttcagccACCAGGACTGGCTGCCAGGCCGGACCGGGCCCCGTGACAACCCCCTGACCTACACTGTTAGGGGCTTCCGCACGGCCAAGACCGAGGCAAATCAGAGCTTGAGTCTGCGGAACCTGTGGCGGGAGACAGGCTATGTGCCTCCAAAGCCCCAGCTTAACCTCAGCTCCCAGCAGGCTGAGGGTGGCGGTGGAGGGGAAGCTATGGTGGGCGTAACAGGACTAGAGAACTCGATGAGCGCCAACAACAGTTTACAGCAGGAGATGGGTGTGGGAGGGAGGCTCAATTCCCAGCCCTACCGCTACATCCTCAATGAGCCCTTCAAGTGCAGGGACAGTACCCCGTTCTTGGTGCTGCTGATTGCTGCAGAGCCAGGCCAGGTAGATGCCAGGAACGCTATCCGGCAGACGTGGAGCAACGAGAGTGTGGCCATGGGTCTAGGTTTCGTCCGACTCTTCCTGCTGGGTCTAGGGCGGAGCTCGGACAGGTACACCCAGACCGCTATTGAGGAGGAGAGCTGGGTTCACCATGACATCATCCAGCAGGACTATCAGGACACATACTACAACCTCACCATCAAAACCCTGATGGGCATGAACTGGGTGGCCACCCATTGCCCGCAGGCGCACTATGTCAtgaagacagacagtgacatGTTTGTTAACACGGAGTATCTCATCCAGAAGCTGCTGAAGCCCGAGCTCCCACCCAGACAGAGCTACTTCACTGGCTATCTGATGAGGGGCTACGCACCCAACCGCAACAAGGACAGCAAGTGGTACATGCCTCCAGAGCTGTACCCTAGCGAGAGGTACCCCATCTTCTGCTCGGGAACCGGTTATGTGTTATCTGGGGACATGGCGGAGAGGATCTATCAGGCATCTCTGAGCATACGGAGGCTGCACCTGGAGGACGTTTACGTGGGCATATGCCTGGCCAAGCTCCGCATTGACCCCACGCCGCCGCCCAACGAGTTCCTCTTCAACCACTGGAGGGTGTCCTACTCCAGCTGTAAGTACAGCCACCTCATCACCTCCCACCAGTTCCAGCCCAACGAACTGATCAAGTACTGGAACCACCTGCAGACCAACAAGCACAATGCATGCATCAACATGGCCAAGGAAAAGAATGGGAGGTATAGACACAGGAAGTATCATGCAGAGAGACCTCAGTGATGATAACTCTACTTACTGTGGGAAGCCTGGACAGGAAGACAAAATGGTAATGAAGCGGACAACAAGAATGGTTGGATCTGGAAAGGGCATGTTAAGAGAGCTATACACTACCTGGGAAAGAGCAGTGTTTTTGGTATTGTGTAGAGTcaattaaaactatttttttaatTTGAGAGAAATGTTATGTATTGTAAACCTGTTGAAAACTCTTTTTAAAAAGGGCAGTGACGTTCCATGTGTATGTGCAATATGAAGCATGCAcacaaaaaaactgcatagtgGGGATTCTGCCACTTTCAGGTGCAAATACAATGATCAGAGAGACAAGGCCAGTGGTTGATGGGGTTTTGTTACACAACAGGTAGGTCACTAACTGTGGGGACATTTCTGTCAAAGAACTATAAACAATAATATTAAGAGTATTTACTTGGGATGGGAAAAGGGAAAGATAGAAATGCATCACTACCTACAGAAATGATGAATATATTTATGATGTGGACCACTAATGCTGCCCTCATTCTCAATGTTTACTTTACATAATTATCATAAAATATTAATTAAAAGGGTTTACCTGTCAAAAtgccatatttttttatttacaacCAAGGTGAAAGCACTCAGAATAACAACTGAGATTGTATTTTCTAAAGCTCTACATTGAGTGTGACGAGTCTGCACGTGAGCAATCAATTGAATaacaactaaatgtattgaatttCTCAGTTTTCTTTGGTTTTTGTAATTTTGAGTAACGCCTCACTTGACGCTGCCTATCTTCCATTCACAATTATACACCAACAACTCATTTTGCCATTTTGCAGTCAACATCCATTTACATATATTATCAGGTAAGAAGGtaagacccaggtgcagacaggtagaattaacaatggtttaataatccaacaggggcaggcaatagacaggttacggcaggcaggggtcagtaaaccagaggtggggcaacggtatcggacagcaggcaggcccagggtcaggtaaGGCAGAGttcaataatccagaggtggggcaaaggtcaGCAGACAGGCTCACGggcaggcagggtggtcaggcaggtggcctcagagtcaggacaggcaagggtcaaaaccaggagggcgagaaaaagagatACTGGGAAAGGCAGGAGCTGAGAACAAAAactctggttgacttgactagctggcaacagacaaaccgataacacaggtataaatacacagctGATAATGGAGAAGGTGGgctacacctggaggggggtggagacaatcacaaagacaggtgaaacagatcaggatgtgacagTAGCCCCCCCTAGGGAGGTCACCTGGCAATCTACCTGGATGCATACCTGGTTGACCAGTGTGCCGGCGGTGGAACTCGGCGGTGAAGCCTAGGTCCAGGATGTCTCTACcagggacccagcacctctcctccaggccataaccctcccagtcaaccaggtccTGGAAACCCCTGCCCCATGGTTGAACACTCAGGTGGTGTTTCACTGTGTATGCTGAATGGCCACCGATGACACAAGGAGGAGGCGTGGGCCTGGAAACAGAatacaaagggctgtgagacacagACTTAATCCTAAACACATGGAAAGTAGGGTGAATACGGAGGGTATGTTGTAACAAAAGACAAACAGCAGTGGGGGTAATGACTCTAGAGATGGGGAATGTGCTGATGAAACAGGGGGAAAGTTTACAGGAGTCATACCATCTGCCCGAGCCGATAGCATGGAGCAGGGGTCCGGTGGCGATCCGCTTGTCACCTATACATGGAAGTGGTCTTCAACAGAGCGGTCCGGGTTCTCTTCCAGGTACGGCAACAGTGACGGATGGCATCTGGTCAGAGGGATTGCTGATTTCCTCCTCTTTCTCGGGGAAGAGTGCTGGCTGATATCCCAAGGAACACTCGAAGGATGAGTAACCCATGGCAGAGCAAAGAAGGGTGTTGTGGGTGTACTCAacccataccagttactgactcCAGATGGTAGGGTTGGTGGAGACTAGGCAGTGAAGTCAGCTCTAAGTCCTGGTTGACTCGCTCCAACTGGCCTTTGGACTAGGGGTAGAATCCCGAGGGCAGGCTGGCCGATGACCCAGTGAGCGTGCAGAACACCTTCCAGAACCGGGAAAAGAACTGCGGACCCCGGTCGGAGACCATGTCCACCAGGAGTCCGTGgatccggaagacgtgctgcCCCATAAGCTGGGCTGTCTCCTTGGCCgagggtagtttggggagaggaatgaagcgGGCAGCTTTGTAAAAACCTTTCGAGCAACGTCAGGATGACAGTGTAACCCTCAGATGGGGGAGGCCTGTGACAAAATTCAGggatatatgggaccagggaTGGTGAGGGACAGGCAGTGGATGGAGAATACCAGCCCTAACTTGTTCTGTGCACAGACTGTTCAGGCGGCGACAAAACTGCCAACATCTGGAACCATTGTAGGCCACCAAAAGCATTGTTGCACTGAGGCCAGGGTCTGACGAGTGCCTGGGTGACAGGCAagcctggaggaatgagcccaCTCCAGGACCACGGAGCGGACAGTGTCAGGCACAAACATCGTGTTATCTGGCCCCCCCAGGGTTCGGCTGGGACCACTGCCACTGCGCCTCCTGGACCTGTTTCCCTATACCCCAACTGAGTGACGTGCCTTTCAacgaggtgggaaggatggtctcggGCTCCGGGGAGGTAACCGTAGGGTTATAGCGGCGAGACAGGGCATCCAGCTTGATGTTCTTGGGCCCATCTCGCTTGCCTGGAGTTGAGGAGCTTGCGGTGCAGAGATACTCCAGGTTTTTGTGGTCAGTCCACACAATGAATGGATGTTCCACCCCTTTTAGCCAGTGCCTCTATTCCTCCAATGCCATCTTCACCGTGAGAACCTCCAGATTCCCCACAACATAGTTCCTCTTCATGGCATTGAGGCAGTGGGAGAAAAACGCACAGGGATGcatcttaacctctctgggatattcgggccagtgaaagtgcagggcgccaaattcaaaacaacagacatcccataattaaaataattaaaatattaaagtatttcacaccattttaaaaatAAACTTGTTGTAattccagccacagtgtccgatttaaaaaaggctttacgacgaaagcacaccaaacgattatgttaggtcagtacctagtcacagaactttattaaacaaaacatacatgtattgtgtaacatgaagtcctatgagtgccatctgatgaagatcatcaaaggttagtgattcattttatctctatttgtgcttttgtgactcctctcttcggctggaaaaatggctgtgtttttctgtggcatGGTGGTGACCAAacaatcatttgtggtgctttcgctgtaaagcctatttgaaatcggacactctggtgcaaaaaaacaacaacctttaAAACGGCATAAGATatatgtatgtttgaggaattttaattatgagatttctgttgttttaaaATCTGGCGCCCTGCATTTTCACtagctgttgtcatatcatcccattaacgggattgcagccctaagaactTCTCAAGGGTAGGCGGCAGCATTTGGAATTATGGATGAAAAGCAttcccaaattaaactgccttctacacaggcccagaagataggatatgcatgtaatagatttggatagaaaacactctaaagttcacaaaactgttaaaataaggtctgtgagtataacagaactgatttggcaggcggaAACCTGAGAAAAATACATTCAGGGAGTAGGATTTGTTTTCTAttttttctattcaatgccactACAGTTTCCATTgattaggactcaaattgcagttcctatgccttccactagatgtcaggagtctttagaaattgtttcaggcttgtattctgaaaaatgatggtgtaagaccagtctgaatgagtggaccctgccatgtcacagagctttttcatgggCGCGACCGAGAGagttgtttaccttttatattgatgacgttattgtccggttgaaatattatctattatttaggctaaaaacaagaggattgaatataaacatcgtttgacatgtttctatgaactttacggatacaattttgaATTTTTTGTTTGCATGTTATGACTGCTTTTGAGACTGTGGATAACTGAAGAAGACACGcaaacaaaacagaggttttcggatataaagagagacattTTTTGAACAAagggaacatttattgaataaatgaatgtcttctgattgcaaacatatgaaaatcatcaaaggtaagtaattaattttatctctatttctgacttctgtacctcttctacttggctgtttactgtttgtaatgatttgtctacggggctatgttctcaaataccgtaatttctggactattaagcgcacctgaatataaaccgcacccactgaatttttttaaaatatgtattttgtacataaataagccgcacatgtctataagccgcaggtgcctaccggtacattgaaacaaattaactctacacagcctttaaacgaaacacggcttgtaacaaaaataattAGGCTTTTAAATTAAACACGGCTTgttacaaaaatgtaaaaaatagcagtaaacagtagcctaccaagaaagtcattggtcactatcttcctccacctgtgcactgaaaccactgaagtcatctccttcggtgtgggagttgaatagcctcagaattgcttcatccgatgttggatcgttttcattgtcgctctcgtcactttcatccggaggcaaattccccactgagctcatgctgccctcttcaacacgcagcagtccagcctttcgaaacccgttgatgatagtggattttttgacaatgttccacgctgtcaggacccactggcagatttgaccataagttgctcttcgcatgcggccagttttagtgaaggatttctccccacttgtcatccaagcctcccactgaacacggagagccaccttaaatgcacgatttacactgatgtcgagtggctgcaaatactttgtTGTGCCCCCAGGAATCACAGCTGGAATTGAGTTTGTCCTCTTGATGGCTTCTTTCACAGAATCTGTTATGTGGGCACTCATGCTGTCCCAACACGAGCAATGCCTTGTTCTTGTGAAAGAATCCTCCCGGTCGCTTGCCGTAACACTCCGTATGCCATTCATGCATTAGGCCTTCCGTCATCTATCCTTGTTGACTTTCATAACAATTCCTATTCCTTTTGCATCATCATGCGTTTAAAAATCAACATTGTTGGAAGCTTTTCTCCCGATGCCGTGCAGCTCAGAACACAGGTGGAGTGCGTTTTTTCATACCCAGTTGTTTTCAGCGTGACGGATGATTCGCCTTACCTGTTGACAGTCCGAGTAAGAGGCAGGTCAAACGTCAGAGGAACCTCATCCATATTTATGGTGTCGTGCGGGCCGATGGAATGCTCCACTATCTTTGCTTCAGTGAATTTGCGGAAGTTTGAAACTTTTTCCTCGTAGTCGGGAGGGAGCTGCTGACACAGACTCGTCCGTACCCTGATGGACAGGCCTTTACGTCTCATAAATCTTAGACACACGAGGGTCCACCTCTAAAATCCTCAAACTTCATTGCGGTGGCAATTGTTTTGGCTTTCAGTCGGATCTGCACAGTTGAAACACCTCGGCCgtctgctctctgtgtgttgaCCCAGTCTTCAAGCTCATTTCGTAGTTcgggccatctgcttttcttccctctgaaagcttttgttgtctttttgcactgagtcagttcctcacgctgctgtttccaaagtcttatcatcgactcattaacctctagcgttgagcaatcccgtatccgggagcgtaatcatagcctcaagctcattagcataacgcaacgttaactattcatgaaaatcgcaaatgaaatgaaagaaatatattcactcgcaagcttagacttttgttaacttcttgcgtcgagcaatcccgtatctgggagcgtaatcatagcctcaatctcattaccataacgcaaagttaactattcatgaaaatcgcaaattaaatgaaataaatatattcgctcacaagcttagccttttgttaacaacactgtcatctcagattttcaaaatatgcttttcaaccatagctacacaagcatttgtgtaagagtattgatagctagcatagcattaagcctagcattcagcaggcaacattttcacaaaaacaagaaaagcattcaaataaaataatttagctttgaagaacttcagatgttttcaatgaggagactctcagttagatagcaaatgttcagtttttccaaaaagattatttgtgtaggagaaatcgctctgttttgttcatcacgtttggctaagattttttttttaaatccagtcattacaacggcaaacttttttccaaattaactccataatatcgacagaaacatggcaaacgttgtttagaatcaatcctcaaggtgtttttcacatatctattcgatgataaatcattcgtggcagttgactttctcctctgaagcaaatggtaaaatgcacgcagctcgagattacgcaataatttcgacggaggacacctagcgggcacctggtaaatgtagtctcttatggtcaatcttccaatgatatgcctacaaatatgtcacaatgctgcagacaccttggggaaacgacagaaagtgtaggctcattcctggcgcattcacagccatataaggagacattggaacacagcgccttaaATCtgtgccatttcctgtttgaaatttcatcttggtttcgcctgtagcatcagttctgtggcactcacagataatatctttgcagttttggaaacgtcagagtgtttctttccaaagctgtcaattatatgcatagttgagcatcttttcgtgacaaaatatcttgtttaaaatgggaacgtttttttatccaaaaattaaaagagcgccccctatatcgaagaagttaacctctagtgacaccccatcccgtgaacgggaccgttgtcatcatctgacactaattagcataatgcaacggacataaatcttcctattcctattcatgaaaatcacaagtgaaatatattggaacacagcttagccttttgttaatcacattattcatctcagattttcaaaatgtgctttacagccaaagctagacaagcatttgtgtaagtttatcgatagcctaacatagcattttgtccagctagcagtagGTAACTTGGTCACAGAAATCAGAAAAGCAGTCAAATTAAAtcctttacctttgatgaacttcagatgttttcactcatgggactcccagttagatagcaaatgttccttttttcccaaaatattatttttgttggcgaaatagctccgtttgttcttcacgtttggctgagaaatcgcccggaaattgcagtcagaaaacggcgaaaaatattccaaattagctccataatatcgacagaaacatggccaACGTTGTTTTTAATCAACcctcagggtgtttttcaaatatctattcgataatatatccatcgggacaattagtttttcaggaggaccgattggagtaatggctacctctgtattttatgcaagaatctctctgggagcatcaggtgaccacttgcgcaatgtagccgcctacgggtattcttcaacataaatgcgtaaaactacgtcacaatgctgtag
Proteins encoded in this window:
- the LOC135555081 gene encoding beta-1,3-galactosyltransferase 2-like; amino-acid sequence: MQWRRRHCCPMKMTWTMKRSLFRTHMAGLLSLALLFTLFLFFSHQDWLPGRTGPRDNPLTYTVRGFRTAKTEANQSLSLRNLWRETGYVPPKPQLNLSSQQAEGGGGGEAMVGVTGLENSMSANNSLQQEMGVGGRLNSQPYRYILNEPFKCRDSTPFLVLLIAAEPGQVDARNAIRQTWSNESVAMGLGFVRLFLLGLGRSSDRYTQTAIEEESWVHHDIIQQDYQDTYYNLTIKTLMGMNWVATHCPQAHYVMKTDSDMFVNTEYLIQKLLKPELPPRQSYFTGYLMRGYAPNRNKDSKWYMPPELYPSERYPIFCSGTGYVLSGDMAERIYQASLSIRRLHLEDVYVGICLAKLRIDPTPPPNEFLFNHWRVSYSSCKYSHLITSHQFQPNELIKYWNHLQTNKHNACINMAKEKNGRYRHRKYHAERPQ